CAAGCTAAGATAAATTAACAGGCAGTTGGGTTTacgaatttcaatatttgttgaaatgGTGTAAGAGCACAACGACTTTTCATCTAATTTCCCCTAGAATCTTAAATGTATTCATGACAACATCAGCTTCGACAACTGCGATTTTTTGTTCAACCTATTTCGCTGGATTCAAATGGACCGAGCACTCGTTTACCATCGTCAAGAAATTATTATATGAGTCAATAAAAGGACGACACCCACTATTGGATCTGCACAATGAGATTGTCCAATTCAATTTTGCCCCCTGTAAACTACAATAATAGTTATTCTTATCTATTATGCAGACAATCACCACATTTCTTGAATATTCACCAAACATTGTGAAGTGGCTGGCCGACCTTTTCAGTCGAATAGTTGGAGAAGATCTATTCATTGAGCGATCAGTGAAGGAATTGCTGTGGGGTTACGAAGATCCAATCTTTAGTTTTATACACACTTTTACGGGCGACACGTTTCTGCCAAGTGGGGACTTTGGACTATTTATGGATGTAAGTGATATAATTTTACCCGATATGTGCATTGGAATGTGTGTTTATATGTACCTGTCCAAActgtacgtgtatgtatgtatgtatgtatgtatgtatgtatgtatgtatgtatgtatgtatgtatgtatgtatgtatgtatgtatgtatgtatgtatgtatgtatgtatgtatgtatgtatgtatgtatgtatgcatgcatgcatgcatgcatgcatgcatgcatgcatgcatgcatgtatgtatgtatgtatgtatgtatgtatgtatgtatgtatgtatgtatgtatgtatgtatgtatgtatgtatgtatgtatgtatgtatgtatgtatgtatgtatgtatgcatgcatgcatgcatgcatgcatgcatgtatgtatgtatgtatgtatgtatgtatgtatgtatgtatgtatgtatgtatgtatgtatgcatgcatgcatgcatgcatgcatgcatgtatgtatgtatgtatgtatgtatgtatgtatgtatgtgtgtatgtgtgtgtgtgtgtgtatgtatgtatgtatgtatgtatgtatgtatgtatgtatgtatgtatgtatgtatgcgtgtgtgtgtgtgtgtatgtgtatgtatgacagtatgtatgaatgtataatACAGTCTAGCTTCGTTataaacatttcagtttttaCGTGCAGTGAACGCATAGGATAACAAACTTTCTGAGTGTACAGCCcattaaaaatatcaagtaaGATAAGAAAAGTTCCCGAAGCTGCCTTGTTGAATACCTAAGGCAAACATTGATGATATTCTGGTGTCAAACCAAAGGCCAAACACGGGCATGTAAGAACCAGTGACATTTCCGTAAAAACGTAGGAGTTAAAATGAGAAGTAAAAGCTGTCTGATGGTATTTTTGCGTGATTTGCGAGATGTGATCTTTATCAATCGCAAAAATGTTTCCGCTAACACTTCTCCAGGAAACAGTTGGTTAGGTATGTCCAGTTGCTGCTATATTTAATGGGATGTGACACATATAAAGAAACCAAAAAACAAAGAACACAACTTTGCAAAATTACGCGTGGTTTTTAATATCGCGCAAAAAAACTAGGGTCGGAGGTTCTCCTCTTGTCTGTGAATAGACTAGGTAGGGTTACCCGACAAACCCATAATTTTTCATTTGGCCTTAGTCTTTCTACTGCACCTGTAAAACAGCTTAACCTTGAAATAGCTTCCACTATTTTGCCACCATTGGGTAATCGGGTTGTTTGCAGTGTACTCGAATAGAAGTGAGGCAATGTAAAGTACTAGCATTTTTATAAAACGTTCTTTGCACATTGCTCGATCTAGAACATCCAAGTTTTGCCTTGCTCACAATGTTCTGACTGACGTGAGCGGTAATCGAGGGTACTCTGTGTTTAATTATGAGTAAAGCTACACAGACAAGACATATCGTTGTGTCGATTTTTTCGtaagaaaaaaaagacaaagtatCGGTTCTGTACGGAGGTATTTACTGAACACACTGGTCCCCCAAATTACCCAGTATGCTGTCGGGTATTGGTTCATATTATAGTGTGTCTGCCCAcaaaatatctatctatctatccacccATTCATATCAGTATATACAAGTCTATGCTGTCCTATCTACACGTTTCGGTGTATGCGTCTGTTTCTATTCACATATTCCTTTTCTAAAAGTAAACGTCCGCAAGTCCCCATGAAGTTATGCTTATTCTTGTCACACGTATTGATATTATTGAACGTACAGTgcttacaggcaagccttgccacttcgatgccttgtatgcacattttttacgtacactaaacgttttcatatcattaataggaaggaacctaatgactggattgtttgtaaTAGTGTACCTGACTTTAATTGGATGTGTGTGAGTCAATAGCTATCTGgtcgtaaagacattaatttgcaccccagactggtgatagtaatctgtctcaaggctttcatgtcagatatatttcggtgtcagttttctgttatttatcctgtacaaacaatccagtcattaggttccttcctgttaatgatatgaaaacgtttagtgtgtgtaaaaaaaaaagCATACCGCGCATCaaagtggcaaggcttgcctgtgAGCGCTGTAAATAGCTTTACATTAACATCACTGGACTACCCTGACTGTATCCAATAATCTGTCTGATGTGACTGTGTCCAATATCTGTGATTACAGAAAAACAATTCCGATGATGGTGTGTACACGGTTTACACCGGGGAACATGACATCGACAAACTTAACAGCATTGAAAACTGGAACGGTAGACCCAACGTGACGTGGTGGACAACTGATGAAGCTAACATGATCAATGGGACGGGTAAACAACAGTTTTGATTCAAACATCCCAGTGTTCGTTTAAGAATATATACATCTATCCTACAGCTGTTGAGAGTGCGTCGGCAGCATAGCGTTGAGCTTGTCTACATTTTCTCGCAATCATGGATACATAGATATCGCAAATTGCCAGAGAAAGGACAGACGGACACGGAATCTGTAGAATCATTGCGCATGTGCAGTTTTTGGTGCAATTATACTGTACATTGACTGTGTTTCTCTGGGATCTGTGGGCGAAatgcacaggcgctccttagctgggtagtctgctaagtagatcgattttcggatcgatctattgatcccgtagtcgatatgcccgccactgcaacctagtgagtatttaggttgcatagtggcgggcatatcgactacgggatcaatagatcgatccgaaaatcgatctacttagcagactacccagctaaagaGCGCCTGTGGCGAAATGACAGAGAACGGAAAGGAGAACCTTGTACTTCCATTAATTCAAAATTCCACTTTCGAAATTTTATACTTCTCAGTTCAAAGCTGTCTTTCTAAATTTCAAGATCAATCGGTATGTTGTCACTTTCCATTTGGAACAAATGCACCAGGTCATTGCGCTatcatgatgataataatatctTTTGTAATATATTCATTCATAGATGGGACAATGAACAGGCCATTTGCAGACTTATCGGAGAAGCCTTATCTCTTTTCGTCTGACATTTGCAGGTATGTTAGGTATCCACTGTACAGTAGTACACATCCCATAGCTACTTTATGCAACTTGTAGACTTTGTTTTTTTCGACTTTTTGTTCCGATATTAAGTAGTCATATATTGTTTTCTGATTAGGTCAATATTTGGTGAATACGAAAAGGACGTGCACTACGAAGGAATACGGTTGGTGCGCTTTACTGGTCCCAGTTACATCTTTGCCAACGGCACGGAATACCCGCCAAATGCTGGTTTCTGTACTCCCGACATCGATCACTGCTTACCCGGTGGTTTGTTGAATGtcagtgtttgtaaacaaggtACATATGCGACTTTCATTTTTCCTTCTCTGTGTGCATATAGGAACATGCATGTATGAGCTGCCATttataagtatgtatgtatggatggttggatggatggagggagggagggagggagggaggaaggggATGGGATGGGACAGgatgggatggatggatggatgatatcacaaatcacacaaattattttcagctttaaaTTGTATTAAATGATATAATAATTATGATATACGTAACAGGAGTAAATATGTGTGACACATAAAAGTGGGGATGAGAAAGAGTTAACTGATGAAGAAAAGTTTCATGCAAAACTTTACAAAGAATATGCCATAGAGGCTGTCGTTTCTCTGTCCCGTCGCTGGCGGCGTCCACTCAGGTCACACAAACGCATGATGATATGTGATGTAGAGCAGAGTTAGCGAATTTGTTAATTCGTAGACTCGCTGTAGACTTACGGTAGtgttgcgcctcgaaagtgaaagatttgaaatttcgctCAAATTGTCCAAAATGAAACTCTTAACCATTaaacattctcttaccaaatcaacaattaaAATCGGGGTTACcgtacaaagtttggaactggcgaaacaaattaccgaacattttgcgatatttgaaattcaaaatggccgctatccctgtgttaactctggggaaaattaaattaaattacattaaattttggatttcgaaaaactaagaagggGAAAGTTTTTCTCTCtcccaagggctttaaaatgagccccccacatggtgatcagaaaagaattgtagaaaattGAGTCCGACTACTCATCCCGGAGGCGCGCCTTCTACCTTAATACAGCTTACAGCAGGAAGAAGTGAATATACATGTTGTATTTCAATTGCCAAGCTCTACGACATTAAGGCAGTACGCACCTCGACACCAACGTGGCCGCCAtacttgtgttaactctaaggagaaaatgaaatgtttgattttctcaCCAGAAAAGCTTCAAGTAAAATTCCCAGGAACAAGAATATCACCCTCTTGTCGAAGAGTGTTTGTTTTCTGTCATAGCTATGATTTCATACTAATTTTAATTTGTGCGCGAATGAAATATTTCGTAAAATATAAATTGTAGAAGTACGTGCTGATTTGGAGATGACAGTGTATCGCAATTGTAAGATCTACATGTTATTTCATGTTAGGCTACATCTTCGTGCATTAATCAGTACACACTTTGTCTGTTTCATTCGTAGGCGCTCCTGTGGTGTTTTCTTTGCCACACTTCCTGTACGCAGATCCCAGGGTACTGCTGCCTACAATGTCACCCAACAAGGAGGAACACGAGACTTTCGTGGATGCAGATCCTGTAAATATGTATAGCCTTAACTTTCTTATTTCCAAATGTATTTCCTATGATCTTGTCAACATACATATGCACTGATTGATGACCTACACGTTGATGACGTTGGTTTCTTCATACAAGATTCTATAGCGAGTATTAATTGACATGTGGTGATATTGGGCAAGAATTTCAAGCGCATCAACGTCTGCGCAATAGTTGGGTTTGTTCTGATATCATTGACCACTTCGCAATGAATTAGATTCTTAATTCACGTATAATTATCACATTTGGTGCCCATACTTCTACTGTAGAGCATCCAATTGCATGTAAACTTCTTTTCTTGCCGCTTAAAGTACTGCTGAAATATACAACAGTGGCTTGAAACTGACAACCCTCTTCCTTCGCAGATCACAGGTATAACTATGAGAGTAGCAAAACGACTTCAAACAAATATTCATCTCAAACCATCAAAATATGCAAGGTGAGGCATTTAAATGTCTAATTGAGCCGTTTGTCATGTATAAGTGGTATACCCGGATCATTTTACACCGGTTGACAGTCGTAGGCAGATAGGCAACACCAGGGTTCCCATATCATATACGGGCGACCATACTTAAAACTTGACTGTGTAATACATGATCCTACGGAAATTTCAGAGTTCAGCTCACTAATTCTACAATTGATAGATTCTGACAATAA
This DNA window, taken from Ptychodera flava strain L36383 chromosome 4, AS_Pfla_20210202, whole genome shotgun sequence, encodes the following:
- the LOC139130365 gene encoding lysosome membrane protein 2-like isoform X1, yielding MAGAFAYCIVSSVIGVLLFGGGIGLIPLFHKIVHDMVVEQLVIDKSSMTYDGWVSPGATIYMQFWFFDLVNPTEVMSGHLPYFAERGPYTYREHREKQNITWNNNGTVSYRNKMTYIFDPSMSVGTEDDVFTTINIPLLTITTFLEYSPNIVKWLADLFSRIVGEDLFIERSVKELLWGYEDPIFSFIHTFTGDTFLPSGDFGLFMDKNNSDDGVYTVYTGEHDIDKLNSIENWNGRPNVTWWTTDEANMINGTDGTMNRPFADLSEKPYLFSSDICRSIFGEYEKDVHYEGIRLVRFTGPSYIFANGTEYPPNAGFCTPDIDHCLPGGLLNVSVCKQGAPVVFSLPHFLYADPRVLLPTMSPNKEEHETFVDADPITGITMRVAKRLQTNIHLKPSKYARRTSGVQEMFFPVMWLNESCELDDASVHKYKESVQTPIQIMDIAPYIIAGIGFIIIIVTLILAVRRYRKKRTSRSLESCTERTSLLHEEEFKERGNGEPRPNRWFCHITRKLEFHESKL
- the LOC139130365 gene encoding lysosome membrane protein 2-like isoform X2, which produces MAGAFAYCIVSSVIGVLLFGGGIGLIPLFHKIVHDMVVEQLVIDKSSMTYDGWVSPGATIYMQFWFFDLVNPTEVMSGHLPYFAERGPYTYREHREKQNITWNNNGTVSYRNKMTYIFDPSMSVGTEDDVFTTINIPLLTITTFLEYSPNIVKWLADLFSRIVGEDLFIERSVKELLWGYEDPIFSFIHTFTGDTFLPSGDFGLFMDKNNSDDGVYTVYTGEHDIDKLNSIENWNGRPNVTWWTTDEANMINGTDGTMNRPFADLSEKPYLFSSDICRSIFGEYEKDVHYEGIRLVRFTGPSYIFANGTEYPPNAGFCTPDIDHCLPGGLLNVSVCKQGAPVVFSLPHFLYADPRVLLPTMSPNKEEHETFVDADPITGITMRVAKRLQTNIHLKPSKYARRTSGVQEMFFPVMWLNESCELDDASVHKYKESVQTPIQIMDIAPYIIAGIGFIIIIVTLILAVRRYRKKRTSRVP